A genomic segment from uncultured Marinifilum sp. encodes:
- a CDS encoding prephenate dehydrogenase, with amino-acid sequence MIVSVIGLGLIGGSIAIDLKKNGFADKVIGVDNNPMHAHTAKKLGIADEIQDLKTAITSSHLVILAIPVNACLKALPQIMNLIDQQIVTDLGSTKEQLIESLANHPKRKQFVPAHPMAGTEFSGPQAAHSGLFDGKCSIICNPEDSHKEAISIVTDMFHALKMRCVYMDAEVHDRQTAYVSHLSHISAFALSLTVLHKEKKDKHIFELASGGFDSTVRLAKSSAEMWTPIFKQNKKNVGKVLQKYIDTLQQFKDLIENDDLEGVDNLINEANDIRRVLDQKEKNEMETLKNAEKTIRA; translated from the coding sequence ATGATAGTTTCAGTAATAGGATTAGGATTAATAGGAGGATCGATTGCTATTGATTTGAAGAAGAACGGTTTTGCAGATAAAGTAATTGGTGTTGATAACAATCCAATGCACGCTCACACTGCAAAAAAGTTGGGTATAGCTGATGAAATTCAGGATTTGAAAACAGCCATAACATCTTCTCATTTAGTGATATTAGCCATTCCCGTTAACGCTTGTTTAAAAGCTCTGCCACAAATTATGAATCTTATCGATCAGCAAATTGTTACCGATTTAGGATCGACAAAAGAACAACTAATAGAATCTTTAGCAAATCATCCGAAAAGAAAACAATTTGTACCCGCTCACCCAATGGCTGGAACAGAATTCTCGGGTCCGCAGGCAGCACATTCTGGCTTATTCGATGGTAAGTGCTCTATAATATGTAACCCAGAAGATTCACATAAAGAAGCTATAAGCATTGTTACCGACATGTTTCATGCACTAAAAATGAGATGTGTTTATATGGATGCTGAAGTTCACGACAGACAAACAGCTTATGTATCGCACCTTTCGCATATTAGTGCTTTTGCCTTATCTTTAACCGTTCTGCACAAAGAGAAAAAAGACAAGCATATTTTTGAGCTTGCCAGTGGTGGGTTCGATTCTACTGTTCGTTTGGCAAAAAGTTCGGCAGAAATGTGGACGCCAATCTTTAAACAAAACAAAAAAAATGTTGGTAAAGTGCTTCAAAAATATATAGATACACTGCAACAATTTAAAGATTTAATTGAGAACGATGATTTAGAAGGAGTCGACAACTTAATTAATGAAGCCAATGATATTAGAAGAGTTTTAGATCAGAAAGAAAAAAATGAAATGGAAACTCTGAAAAATGCAGAAAAAACAATACGAGCATAA